The following proteins come from a genomic window of Leucoraja erinacea ecotype New England chromosome 1, Leri_hhj_1, whole genome shotgun sequence:
- the LOC129693305 gene encoding uncharacterized protein LOC129693305, translating to MKSTDHDLTPTGHLIRPTIVQVCEWVFKSWNHVKTEIVVKALKKCGTSNASEDNILFDDSDISNSSHDPDKLSCFEGNPEPEIIWYKGDKELTKPLEPTKFETLKDGKVHALRIYRCTENDAAVYQVSARNAKGIAICSSVLQVGLVTEAQVKRRMMQKLEERNRAKEAPSYSRVNGRRGRGDDGLVTTASIHLHLAERRARPPVEGGEQGSLERRPVAVAAYENSLDEAQASAVTRRPNTGKRHQLNEIPETAAGSQVTLSVGDQSCNTRLGDFSGAAVPRRRRKLSRMSDFSCEGLPRDAAEPCSPAYLSGATSSLTPEDHYYLDLLVCSDILTDDDNAAWRGKLETAAHLLLSAQSEEPGTDPVKLTGHPAPLGHPVCKLTTLDLNGSPRCEPEPAAVGNEGTACSTRTSTLKESSWTSEESRVRPGKGGAQSCPIPPQLPIEVETATQKGESLKRSPASTDKVKENHVGGKRDEWVSGNRIDLDKVDGDKTTEIKKGEVLKKEFWLKLPSTEDSPEDTGSSHGGVKTLSPGGISDAGEMYNSLLGTDTAQSPALRLSATENRDTATDSRPQHARGWYVQTPPSLKNDTTRMERECTHDREETAMSSEEKGDSSSDKDEVQLLIKDEATSFIKSITNSLFEDKPMACVEKKTNLLPLDTNVIRSSTQDSHDQEAACQRLETDSEILSYPPILDSAVSQSNEFKDKYQVQVLQGKKSNLISRENKLFCTSKEHQRSIYEPKIESTMHFIDSLKLDCFIESEKSDLGENTSVCKKEQEPLKKLSELCIHNENTDHQSSITSEGFESNLLNSKDESIDLCLGILPHISTPAQSKDISEPLHIGSNKFQDNENKSNEDSNDSSYCDTSDALRDDEIPFQVSECFGNESKQVDAHRDDFEHSESSFGVIVSDCKLGVNKELNGQSEEPVLENESNQTESPDDHWLPSDRAEMICALNASETKVHKEHISTHRSIRNDQRAENEANSCSDSPNKNEMLELHNSNGMISSPETNKLTAIKLDVKLTVEHPILFEYNLDIPLNQLIPKYLTIDNENNGSDYPSNKMESKTENVLAEPFMRNHHKAITSPLIDCEKMQFHKPPLLESTCCNSTDNRIKSNDKQFYNSVGFPSTEDEYSTTRLRTDQNSETMFPFKHFVELQNSNEPEVVKSDYLKSSMSQLDKNISPLIGTNEQRIINSEEKTVVKGMEHSEYPTHKEQRSPIALPVVNDQSHKIQQIFRPDQNSMKHVVEDMMEDVHRTLKTVSNVQTIPINNSEPLLFNRPNLNQTKIICSTFQNKSNFRCLSILEPDKMKAVENVHETGINPSGNIMCSLNPSLHIDKLLFPSPTGQVEKCALNHNIRSTECDSELGHDHVNNKTTSSKNLASLKPSVSPIEAIPSKTELVKGINIRSPTADLNENIQKAECVPVLEAKPSEISNTIENDNKIMESQTKEGQSINCREKKTVAVIDDGNKTGQQKDSVHLASMNSRGLSIIAQQVAGQIMNVNSTAAEKCREHKQSHLIKSTDQIIEPGHPQKDTKVDIDDESEVKIFQISAVPSKTNQKSSEVSKIENVTQTKNDNQAKIPGTETWNRSLDEAQKRTTEPKHPISLQSRSLFKKSIPAMESPNTAVRIKQRFPVQSIKDPMMSDGRKRSNFLNSSRDVASEFGILFPSQNERQKKEVKQVLPVDNIKLTLDKNKYVHSSAGKENLNKNTIVIKRTFHKTKEEPAYMKDEKEVENVKHSQKEEHEELDPVPPPKLIQKIRAEVSPDIPGNVKPAP from the exons ATGAAGAGCACCGACCATGATCTAACACCAACAGGTCATTTAATAAGGCCAACCATTGTTCAGGTGTGCGAGtgggtttttaaatcatggaaccATGTTAAGACTGAAATTGTCGTCAAAGCTTTGAAAAAATGTGGCACTAGTAACGCGTCAGAAGACAACATTCTATTTGATGATAGTGATATTTCGAACAGCAGTCATGACCCTGATAAATTATCATGCTTTGAAG GTAATCCAGAACCAGAAATAATCTGGTACAAAGGAGACAAGGAGCTCACCAAACCTCTTGAACCAACTAAGTTTGAAACATTAAAGGATGGCAAAGTTCATGCTCTCAGAATATACAG ATGTACGGAAAACGACGCTGCAGTCTACCAAGTTTCTGCCAGAAACGCAAAGGGAATCGCCATCTGCTCCTCGGTTTTGCAAGTTGGTTTGGTCACGGAAGCTCAGGTGAAGCGACGGATGATGCAGAAACTGGAAGAGAGAAATCGGGCCAAGGAGGCGCCAAGTTATTCTCGGGTGAATGGTCGGAGAGGTCGCGGCGATGACGGCTTGGTTACAACAGCTAGCATTCACTTGCACCTGGCTGAGCGTCGAGCACGGCCGCCGGTTGAAGGTGGAGAACAAGGAAGCTTAGAGAGGCGCCCAGTTGCAGTTGCGGCTTATGAGAACAGTCTGGACGAGGCACAAGCCTCAGCTGTTACCCGCCGCCCAAATACGGGCAAGAGGCATCAGCTGAACGAAATCCCGGAGACCGCTGCTGGGTCGCAAGTGACCCTCTCAGTGGGAGATCAGAGCTGCAACACTCGCCTGGGCGACTTTTCTGGAGCTGCTGTTCCAAGGAGAAGGAGAAAACTATCTCGAATGTCTGACTTTAGTTGCGAGGGTCTCCCAAGAGATGCCGCCGAGCCGTGCAGCCCAGCATATCTCAGTGGAGCCACGAGCTCCCTGACCCCTGAAGACCACTATTATTTGGACTTGCTGGTGTGTTCCGATATTCTGACCGATGATGACAACGCGGCGTGGCGAGGCAAACTGGAAACTGCAGCTCATTTGTTGCTATCAGCCCAGAGCGAGGAGCCTGGAACTGACCCGGTGAAACTGACCGGCCACCCCGCGCCCCTCGGCCACCCTGTCTGCAAGCTGACGACCCTAGACCTGAATGGATCTCCTCGATGTGAACCAGAACCCGCGGCTGTAGGCAACGAGGGCACGGCATGCTCCACCCGCACCTCCACTCTTAAGGAAAGTTCCTGGACATCGGAGGAGAGTCGCGTTCGTCCTGGTAAAGGAGGAGCTCAATCTTGCCCTATCCCACCTCAGTTGCCCATCGAGGTCGAGACTGCCACCCagaaaggggaaagtttaaagcggTCACCAGCTTCAACAGATAAGGTCAAAGAGAACCACGTTGGCGGAAAGAGAGACGAATGGGTCTCGGGCAACCGAATCGATTTGGACAAGGTGGACGGAGACAAAACAACTGAAATTAAAAAGGGGGAGGTTTTGAAGAAGGAATTTTGGCTGAAACTTCCCTCAACGGAAGACAGCCCCGAGGACACTGGCAGTAGCCATGGTGGAGTAAAAACGCTGTCACCCGGCGGAATATCAGATGCAGGCGAAATGTATAACTCGCTGCTGGGGACAGACACCGCGCAATCGCCGGCTCTTAGACTCAGCGCGACCGAAAACCGCGATACCGCGACTGACAGCAGACCCCAACACGCAAGGGGATGGTATGTCCAAACTCCGCCGAGTTTGAAAAACGACACAACTCGCATGGAACGAGAGTGCACTCATGACAGAGAAGAGACGGCGATGAGCTCTGAGGAAAAAGGGGACAGTTCTTCAGACAAG GATGAAGTACAACTACTCATAAAAGATGAAGCAACAAGCTTTATTAAAAGCATTACAAATTCACTCTTTGAAGATaaacctatggcttgtgtggagaAAAAGACAAATCTCTTGCCTCTGGATACCAATGTAATACGTTCATCGACACAAGATAGTCATGACCAAGAAGCTGCTTGTCAAAGACTTGAGACCGATTCTGAAATTTTAAGTTATCCTCCAATACTGGACAGCGCAGTTTCACAAAGCAATGAGTTTAAAGATAAATATCAGGTTCAGGTTTTACagggaaaaaaatcaaatcttATTTCAAGAGAAAATAAGCTATTTTGCACATCAAAAGAACATCAAAGAAGCATTTATGAACCAAAGATTGAAAGCACAATGCATTTTATTGACTCTTTAAAATTAGATTGTTTTATAGAAAGCGAGAAGTCAGATCTTGGTGAGAACACTTCCGTTTGCAAAAAAGAACAGGAACCTTTGAAAAAATTGTCAGAATTATGCATTCATAATGAGAACACAGATCATCAATCTTCAATTACATCTGAAGGTTTTGAATCTAACTTATTGAACAGCAAAGATGAAAGCATAGATCTATGTCTGGGTATTCTACCACATATAAGCACACCTGCTCAAAGTAAAGATATCTCTGAACCATTACATATTGGCTCCAATAAGTTTCAGGACaatgaaaataaatcaaatgaaGATTCAAATGACTCTTCCTATTGTGATACTAGTGATGCACTGAGAGATGATGAAATCCCTTTTCAAGTCAGTGAATGTTTTGGAAATGAGTCCAAGCAGGTGGATGCACACAGAGATGATTTTGAACATTCTGAATCCAGCTTTGGGGTCATAGTGAGTGACTGTAAATTAGGAGTGAACAAAGAACTAAATGGTCAATCTGAAGAACCTGTTTTGGAGAATGAATCTAATCAAACAGAGAGTCCCGATGACCATTGGTTGCCCTCCGACAGAGCAGAAATGATCTGTGCTTTAAATGCTTCCGAAACTAAAGTGCACAAAGAGCATATATCAACACATCGGTCAATCAGGAATGACCAAAGAGCAGAAAATGAAGCTAATAGTTGTTCAGATTCTCCTAATAAGAATGAAATGCTAGAGCTTCATAATAGTAATGGAATGATAAGTTCTCCAGAAACAAATAAATTAACAGCTATTAAACTTGATGTTAAACTAACAGTTGAACATCCTATATTATTTGAATACAATTTAGATATTCCATTGAATCAACTGATACCAAAATATTTAACCATCGACAATGAAAATAATGGCTCAGATTATCCTTCAAATAAAATGGaaagtaaaacagaaaatgttcttGCTGAACCTTTCATGCGTAATCATCACAAAGCCATCACATCACCACTTATAGATTGTgaaaaaatgcaatttcataAGCCACCTCTTTTAGAAAGTACTTGTTGCAACAGCACAGACAACAGGATTAAAAGTAATGATAAACAGTTCTATAATTCTGTTGGTTTTCCATCAACTGAAGatgaatattccaccactcgacTGAGAACTGATCAAAATTCTGAAACTATGTTTCCTTTCAAACATTTTGTTGAACTTCAGAACTCCAATGAACCGGAAGTGGTTAAATCAGATTACTTAAAATCATCCATGTCACAGCTAGACAAAAATATTTCTCCCTTAataggaacaaatgaacaaagaaTTATCAACTCCGAAGAGAAAACAGTAGTGAAGGGAATGGAGCATTCTGAATATCCTACCCACAAAGAACAAAGATCACCTATTGCTCTTCCAGTTGTAAATGATCAATCTCACAAAATTCAGCAAATATTCAGACCAGATCAAAACTCAATGAAACATGTAGTTGAGGATATGATGGAAGATGTGCATAGAACATTGAAAACTGTGAGTAACGTCCAGACAATTCCAATTAACAACTCAGAACCTTTGTTATTTAATAGACCAAAcctaaatcaaactaaaattaTTTGTTCCACATTTCAAAATAAGAGCAATTTTCGATGTTTATCAATACTAGAACCAGACAAAATGAAAGCTGTGGAGAATGTCCATGAAACTGGCAtcaatccttctggaaatattaTGTGTTCATTGAATCCTTCATTACATATTGACAAGCTTTTATTTCCAAGCCCAACTGGCCAAGTTGAGAAGTGCGCATTGAATCATAACATCCGCTCTACAGAGTGTGACAGTGAATTGGGTCATGATCATGTAAATAATAAAACAACTTCATCCAAGAATTTGGCATCTCTTAAGCCCTCAGTCAGTCCAATAGAGGCTATTCCATCAAAGACTGAACTGGTTAAAGGTATCAACATTAGATCACCAACAGCAGATTTGAATGAAAACATTCAAAAAGCAGAATGTGTGCCCGTGCTCGAGGCAAAACCAAGTGAAATATCAAACACCAttgaaaatgacaataaaattatgGAATCACAGACAAAAGAGGGACAATCTATCAATTGTAGGGAGAAAAAAACTGTGgctgtcattgatgatggcaataAAACTGGTCAACAAAAAGATTCTGTTCACTTAGCATCTATGAACAGCAGAGGATTAAGCATAATTGCTCAACAAGTGGCAGGTCAGATAATGAATGTTAATTCTACTGCTGCAGAAAAGTGTAGAGAACATAAGCAAAGTCATCTGATCAAGTCTACTGACCAAATTATAGAACCTGGTCATCCACAAAAAGACACTAAAGTGGACATTGACGATGAATCTGAAGTAAAGATTTTCCAAATATCTGCAGTGCCCAGCAAAACTAACCAGAAGTCTTCGGAAGTATCCAAAATTGAAAATGTCACCCAGACTAAAAATGATAATCAGGCTAAGATCCCAGGCACTGAGACATGGAATAGGTCATTGGATGAGGCACAGAAGAGAACTACTGAGCCCAAACACCCCATCTCCCTGCAAAGCAgatctttgtttaagaagagcATTCCAGCCATGGAATCACCCAATACAGCTGTTAGGATTAAACAACGTTTCCCAGTGCAATCAATTAAAGATCCGATGATGTCAGATGGACGGAAAAGATCAAATTTCCTAAACTCATCCAGGGACGTTGCCTCTGAATTTGGGATTTTATTTCCTTCTCAGAATGAACGGCAGAAAAAAGAAGTTAAGCAGGTGCTGCCAGTTGACAACATAAAGCTCACGTTAGATAAGAACAAATATGTGCATTCTTCAGCGGGAAAGGAAAATCTTAATAAAAACACCATTGTAATTAAAAGAACATTTCATAAGACAAAGGAGGAACCAGCTTACATGAAAGATGAGAAGGAGGTGGAAAACGTAAAACACTCTCAGAAGGAGGAACATGAAG AATTGGATCCTGTTCCACCTCCAAAACTGATCCAAAAGATCCGTGCGGAAGTGTCTCCCGATATTCCAGGAAATGTCAAACCGGCACCATAG